In Pongo abelii isolate AG06213 chromosome 5, NHGRI_mPonAbe1-v2.0_pri, whole genome shotgun sequence, a single genomic region encodes these proteins:
- the CCDC28A gene encoding coiled-coil domain-containing protein 28A gives MEERKVKRRSPKSFSAHGTQVVNAKKNAIPVSKSTGFSNPASQSTSQRPKLKRVMKEKTKPQGGEGKGAQSTPIQHSFLTDVSDVQEMERGLLSLLNDFHSGKLQAFGNECSIEQMEHVRGMQEKLARLNLELYGELEELPEDKRKTASDSNLDRLLSDLEELNSSIQKLHLADAQDVPNTSAS, from the exons ATGGAAGAGCGGAAAGTGAAGAGGAGGAGTCCTAAGTCTTTTAGTGCCCACGGTACTCAGGTTGTCAATGCCAAAAAAAATGCCATTCCAGTGAGTAAAAGCACAGGGTTTTCAAATCCTGCATCACAGTCAACTTCACAGCGACCAAAGTTAAAAAG AGTGATGAAAGAAAAGACCAAACCTCAGGGCGGAGAGGGAAAAGGCGCTCAGTCAACTCCGATTCAGCACTCCTTCCTCACTGATGTCTCAGATGTTCAGGAGATGGAGAGAGGGCTGCTCAGTCTTTTGAATGATTTCCACTCTGGAAAACTTCAAGCATTTG GAAATGAATGTTCCATTGAACAGATGGAACATGTTCGGGGAATGCAGGAGAAGTTAGCTCGCTTGAATTTGGAGCTCTATGGGGAGTTAGAGGAACTTCCTGAGGATAAGAGAAAAACAGCCAGTGACTCCAATCTGGATAGGCTTCTGTCAGAT TTAGAAGAATTGAATTCTTCCAT ACAAAAACTCCATTTGGCAGATGCACAAGATGTTCCAAATACTTCTGCTAGCTAA